A single Eremothecium sinecaudum strain ATCC 58844 chromosome VIII, complete sequence DNA region contains:
- the MCM10 gene encoding Mcm10p (Syntenic homolog of Ashbya gossypii AFR287W; Syntenic homolog of Saccharomyces cerevisiae YIL150C (MCM10)): MQKLSDPREVRELDPYDALSEDEHEIVKVKERLLSLEKERQDLIARLNRLNESKCSKKDPNLIKLEVPSSPPRPKRVKEIEKKTIEVVEYPKENENEIHLFSSFAAPSHSTSYFAEKLSSAKKVRDDKVQKRDDLLKRRVYTFSSIAIPKEFDSIVVDEVEEYSNMNISKRYIPKDVLNTIMQDIKVLRLSKLYAKVRPPKFLEPEYTNWLTLGVVTHKSDIKMTAQRVPNKYFSIKLTDFQYDIQLMIFGKTNVEKYYKLQVKDIIAVLNPEIYPWRGQSDDFENNVPSSKSFSLAVKSNYDCILEIGCSKDLGFCPAIVKSKNKACGAPLNKSLSEACSYHQELNFRSTNAKRVELNGNISLRAPTKDGIVQSANMVRSSKGVRIGLTPDKQASRTKVDDRKRLNFTSNNAYKAYFDDEFQNPDILQNLETKRRKVNDSRKDQEINRQLSMAISKNRSETISGFSSGFKSEMKKATVKAMNTGVIKNIGFDPTRGKMKSVLYESKKGGAEDYKSAEVAEILSIKKDNVDLKPSEQEIIRKRQKRTDVYNEIFNDGKGKVSNANIVESSDDDLEIV; the protein is encoded by the exons ATGCAGAAGCTGAGTGACCCGAGAGAAGTTAGGGAATTAGATCCTTACGATGCTTTGTCCGAAGATGAACATGAGATAGTAAAAG TTAAAGAGCGGCTTCTATCGCTGGAAAAGGAACGCCAAGATCTAATAGCGAGATTAAATAGGTTAAATGAAAGTAAATGTTCCAAAAAAGACCCTAATCTCATTAAACTAGAGGTTCCAAGCTCACCGCCTAGGCCTAAAAGAGTTAAAGAGATAGAAAAGAAGACAATTGAAGTGGTTGAATATCCTAAAGAGAATGAGAATGAAATTCATCttttctcttcttttgcGGCGCCATCACATAGTACCAGTTATTTTGCTGAGAAACTCAGCTCTGCTAAGAAGGTTCGTGACGATAAAGTACAGAAAAGGGATGACTTACTGAAACGAAGGGTCTATACCTTCTCCAGTATTGCTATACCAAAAGAATTTGATTCCATTGTGGttgatgaagttgaagaGTATTCCAATATGAACATAAGCAAGAGATATATTCCCAAAGACGTTTTGAATACTATCATGCAAGACATTAAAGTGCTTAGATTGTCCAAACTATATGCAAAAGTAAGGCCACCTAAGTTTTTAGAACCGGAGTATACTAATTGGCTTACTTTAGGGGTGGTTACGCACAAATCAGATATCAAAATGACCGCACAGCGTGTTCCTAATAAGTATTTTAGTATTAAGCTAACCGATTTTCAGTATGATATCCAACTTATGATATTTGGCAAAACTAATGTGGAGAAATACTATAAATTACAAGTCAAAGACATTATAGCTGTATTAAACCCAGAAATATACCCTTGGCGAGGGCAATCAGATGACTTTGAAAATAATGTGCCGTCTTCCAAGTCTTTTAGTCTTGCTGTTAAAAGCAATTATGATTGCATCTTAGAGATTGGATGCAGCAAAGATCTTGGCTTTTGTCCCGCCATTGTAAAATCTAAAAATAAGGCATGCGGTGCACCACTTAACAAATCACTAAGTGAAGCGTGCAGTTACCACCAAGAGCTAAACTTTAGGTCTACAAACGCAAAGCGTGTAGAATTGAATGGGAATATATCATTACGGGCTCCTACAAAGGATGGAATTGTGCAATCCGCTAATATGGTTAGATCATCGAAGGGAGTTCGGATTGGGCTAACACCAGATAAGCAAGCATCGAGGACAAAGGTAGACGACAGAAAGCGCCTTAATTTCACCAGCAATAATGCATATAAGGCATATTTTGATGACGAGTTCCAAAATCCAGACATTCTTCAAAACCTAGAGACTAAGAGACGTAAGGTTAATGACTCTCGAAAAGATCAGGAAATAAATAGACAATTGTCAATGGCAATAAGCAAGAACAGAAGTGAAACAATTAGCGGATTTTCAAGTGGCTTCAAATCGGAGATGAAGAAAGCTACTGTGAAGGCTATGAACACTGGAGTAATTAAGAACATTGGCTTCGATCCCACACGTGGCAAAATGAAAAGTGTACTATATGAAAGTAAAAAAGGAGGAGCCGAGGATTATAAATCTGCTGAGGTAGCAGAAATCTTGTCAATAAAGAAAGATAATGTAGATCTAAAACCTTCTGAACAAGAAATCATAAGGAAAAGACAGAAACGAACAGATGTTTACAATGAGATTTTTAATGACGGTAAAGGGAAAGTTAGCAATGCAAATATAGTAGAGTCTAGCGATGACGATCTGGAGATAGtataa